A genomic stretch from uncultured Fibrobacter sp. includes:
- a CDS encoding sodium:alanine symporter family protein has product METLNSILDTIDGYVWGIPLIAVILFVGILLTSRLGVLQVTNLGNALRYMLHNEKHGEGEVSSFAALCTALAATVGTGNIVGVATAIGTGGPGALFWMEVAAFFGMATKYAEGLLAVKYRKVDTDGKVLGGPFYYIESGIKERFGLNFKWLAVLFAVFGVLAGLLGIGTITQVNGITSAVATVFPSGEFVNIGGNSVSVSTAIAGLFCAGFTALVIIGGLKRIAKVSLYIVPIMAIFYILFCLLILGFNFSKISGAVELIIRAAFNPSAVTGGVVGTIFIAMQKGIARGIFSNEAGLGSAPIAAAAAKTKEPVRQGLVCMTGTFIDTIIICSMTGLAIVVTGAWTPELGLQGVNITMEAFTRGLENLPAGASVAPFILTTALVFFAFTTILGWAYYSERCLEYLVGRGKKGPILTFRWLYVAAVFIGPYLTVSAVWTSADIFNGLMAFPNLVALVLLSGIVARETRIFLDKLHNGKVGD; this is encoded by the coding sequence ATGGAAACCTTAAATTCCATCTTAGATACTATTGACGGCTACGTGTGGGGAATCCCGCTCATTGCGGTCATCTTGTTTGTCGGAATCCTGCTCACAAGCCGCCTCGGCGTGCTTCAGGTAACAAACCTCGGCAACGCTCTGCGTTACATGCTCCACAACGAAAAGCACGGCGAAGGCGAAGTTTCAAGCTTTGCCGCCCTCTGCACCGCTCTTGCCGCAACCGTCGGCACGGGTAACATTGTAGGTGTCGCCACCGCTATCGGTACCGGTGGCCCGGGCGCACTCTTCTGGATGGAAGTCGCAGCCTTCTTTGGCATGGCCACCAAATACGCCGAAGGCCTTTTGGCTGTCAAGTATCGCAAGGTCGACACCGACGGCAAAGTGTTGGGCGGTCCGTTCTACTACATCGAAAGCGGTATCAAGGAACGTTTCGGACTCAACTTTAAGTGGCTCGCCGTTCTGTTCGCTGTCTTTGGCGTGCTCGCCGGTCTTCTCGGCATCGGAACCATTACGCAGGTCAACGGCATTACGTCGGCAGTAGCAACCGTATTCCCCTCTGGCGAATTCGTCAACATCGGCGGAAACTCTGTTTCTGTGTCTACCGCAATTGCAGGCCTTTTCTGCGCAGGCTTTACCGCCCTGGTAATTATCGGCGGCCTCAAGCGCATCGCCAAGGTTTCGCTCTACATTGTGCCGATTATGGCCATCTTCTACATTCTGTTCTGCTTGCTGATTCTCGGTTTCAACTTCTCCAAGATTTCGGGCGCTGTTGAACTGATTATCCGCGCCGCTTTCAACCCGAGCGCTGTAACCGGCGGTGTGGTCGGTACGATTTTCATTGCCATGCAGAAGGGTATTGCCCGCGGCATTTTCAGTAACGAAGCAGGCCTCGGTTCTGCCCCGATTGCCGCCGCTGCCGCAAAGACCAAGGAACCTGTCCGCCAGGGTCTCGTTTGCATGACCGGCACCTTTATCGACACCATCATTATTTGCTCCATGACGGGCCTTGCCATTGTGGTAACAGGCGCATGGACTCCGGAACTCGGCCTCCAGGGCGTAAACATCACCATGGAAGCCTTTACCCGCGGTCTCGAAAACCTGCCCGCAGGCGCAAGCGTAGCCCCCTTCATTCTGACAACGGCTTTGGTGTTCTTTGCCTTCACGACGATTCTTGGCTGGGCTTACTATTCTGAACGCTGCCTGGAATACCTTGTGGGTCGCGGCAAGAAAGGTCCCATTCTCACCTTCCGCTGGCTGTATGTGGCCGCCGTCTTTATTGGCCCGTACCTCACGGTGAGCGCCGTGTGGACCAGCGCCGACATCTTTAACGGTCTGATGGCTTTCCCGAACTTGGTCGCCCTGGTTCTGCTTTCTGGCATTGTTGCCCGAGAGACCCGAATTTTCTTGGACAAGCTCCACAACGGAAAAGTTGGTGACTAA
- the gltX gene encoding glutamate--tRNA ligase: MCENCNSNRPVRVRFAPSPTGYLHVGGARTAIYNYFFAKHMGGTFYLRIEDTDRKRYNETALHDLMRDLKWLGLQWDEGPGCEGDCGPYFQSERLDIYHREIKKLLDAGYAYYCFCSEERLQEVRAEQEKSHVPVTGYDRHCRNISREEAEARIAAGEKAVIRFKVPETGVTEFDDMIRGHISYQNELLDDLVLIKRDGYPTYHFASVVDDHLMGTTHVLRGDEWISSTPKHELLYKAFGWQPPVWCHLPVILDKNGGKLSKRKGAASVGDFRDLGYLPETLVNYLALLGWNPGDDREVMTIKEMVDSFTLERINPKSASFDEKKLQWMNGQHIHLCDDGMLKGIMKEGLAAKGIDLSKEPEARLDEIVKQLKPRAHFVQDLADMAVYFFVAPTTYDEKGVKKHFGEGSKEVATLVRDMLASIEDFKTPVIEKGFYDLAERCGHKVGELVGAPRLAVSGVTAGPGLWEMFELIGKEEVLRRMDVAMPLMK, encoded by the coding sequence ATGTGCGAAAATTGCAATTCTAATCGTCCCGTCCGTGTCCGTTTTGCTCCCAGTCCTACGGGCTACTTGCATGTGGGCGGTGCGCGTACCGCTATTTACAACTACTTTTTTGCGAAACACATGGGCGGTACGTTCTACCTGCGTATCGAAGATACCGACCGCAAACGCTATAACGAAACTGCATTGCACGACTTGATGCGCGACCTTAAGTGGTTGGGCCTGCAGTGGGACGAAGGTCCGGGTTGCGAAGGTGACTGCGGTCCGTACTTCCAGAGCGAACGTCTGGACATCTACCACCGCGAAATTAAGAAGCTTCTGGATGCAGGCTATGCCTACTACTGCTTCTGCTCCGAAGAACGCCTGCAGGAAGTCCGCGCCGAACAGGAAAAGTCTCATGTGCCGGTCACTGGTTACGACCGTCATTGCCGCAACATCAGCCGCGAAGAAGCCGAAGCCCGCATCGCTGCCGGCGAAAAGGCAGTGATTCGCTTCAAGGTTCCCGAAACCGGCGTCACCGAATTCGATGACATGATCCGCGGCCACATTAGCTACCAGAATGAACTTCTGGACGACCTCGTGCTTATCAAACGCGACGGTTATCCGACTTATCACTTTGCAAGCGTCGTGGACGACCACCTGATGGGTACGACTCACGTGCTCCGTGGCGACGAATGGATCAGCTCCACGCCGAAGCACGAACTCCTTTACAAGGCCTTTGGCTGGCAGCCGCCCGTATGGTGCCACTTGCCGGTGATTCTCGACAAGAACGGCGGTAAGCTTTCCAAGCGCAAGGGCGCTGCCTCTGTGGGTGATTTCCGTGACCTTGGCTACCTGCCCGAAACACTCGTGAACTACCTCGCTCTCCTCGGCTGGAACCCGGGCGATGACCGCGAAGTCATGACCATCAAGGAAATGGTCGACAGCTTTACGCTCGAACGCATCAACCCGAAGTCCGCAAGTTTCGACGAAAAGAAGCTGCAGTGGATGAACGGCCAGCATATTCACCTGTGCGATGACGGCATGCTTAAGGGTATCATGAAGGAAGGCCTTGCCGCGAAGGGTATCGACCTTTCCAAGGAACCGGAAGCTCGCCTCGACGAAATCGTGAAGCAGCTCAAGCCGCGTGCCCACTTTGTGCAGGACCTGGCCGACATGGCCGTGTACTTCTTTGTCGCTCCGACCACCTACGACGAAAAGGGTGTCAAGAAACACTTCGGCGAAGGCTCCAAGGAAGTGGCGACACTCGTGCGCGACATGCTCGCCTCCATCGAAGACTTCAAAACTCCGGTTATCGAAAAGGGTTTCTACGACCTCGCCGAACGTTGCGGCCACAAGGTCGGTGAACTCGTGGGTGCCCCGCGTCTTGCTGTGTCTGGCGTTACCGCTGGCCCAGGCCTGTGGGAAATGTTTGAACTTATCGGTAAAGAAGAAGTGCTCCGCCGCATGGATGTGGCGATGCCGCTCATGAAGTAA
- a CDS encoding TIGR02171 family protein, protein MKWCVILMCMVSALFWGCSNSDKSTSQDDSIVDVIPDDTLSVKDPVDIEDTLAKEEETPAGMFLMKAAGATVSLESMKVKFSYDFWISRSEVTCGEFNALMAPAIGLTIKCENDSLPVTDLTYYDAVLFANERGKSEGFDTAYTYLKKYLDSENHCVRLEGFEYLPEKKAIHLPTEAEWIFAANQDWNPQEKAWTADNSDYKLHPVCGKAKEGEICDIAGNALEWVNDWYGRLRDTTVTNFVGAPDGGSLGQRVVKGGSYRNQAALINTLSRGDVYTVTSVAREYYVGFRLAFGNIPNAVWMGDNGRIAVSKVTPLANATSVYSYTDTYKTKLVFRNDETGNLSYIDYSNGTLSVVEIVDTLEAYHPEISPDGERVAFCTKYEGVEGKSELYVRDLNEDGSNLVKLNVESAAIPRWRVLENGDTVIVYVTDAGVNKNEATFMSNSTWQVPFANGKFGTPQKLFDGAYHGGISDDNLLAVSGARLLRARVNDRDTIWYNGEQACNVSLSKDGEKQTLFLDFASATGKNYVGSKYSVHQNIFVADSTGKLIQSVASPTGFTFDHTEWVAVDRRLAVATLANGFGAHTGIVLVDMSDGSVVALAKGNELWHPNLWAYKNPAVTENKTLDKDSAGVYMDPEDALASYMMRNNMELLWRYRDSANVAILGSSRPLNGLSPQEFSSEFFAVNFSHVPNSIYSSRDYLDRYLFTHLKKLKYIVISLDIDFWYKTDGPESDNFFATTFYNYPGYVYDANHDYWKDGYPDGLLESTENAISMVEYDRYFGDRGRFMANECKSWGDTVEITLDSTYYDDKMYLIENSFEALESIIEKAKEHDVHVVGLIMPQNPKYKETGAFGRYGLRRSLAKTLIERIAQYETTYSNFTLLDENKMGEHDYTDEEALDFDHLCSAGAPKITSRVDSLLKTLK, encoded by the coding sequence ATGAAGTGGTGTGTGATTCTGATGTGTATGGTTTCGGCCTTGTTTTGGGGCTGTTCCAATTCAGACAAGTCGACGTCTCAAGACGATTCGATTGTTGATGTCATTCCGGATGATACACTTTCTGTAAAAGACCCCGTTGATATCGAAGACACTCTTGCAAAAGAAGAGGAGACTCCGGCGGGAATGTTCTTGATGAAGGCTGCTGGTGCAACCGTTTCCCTGGAATCCATGAAGGTCAAGTTCAGTTATGATTTTTGGATTTCAAGGAGCGAAGTGACTTGCGGTGAATTTAACGCCTTGATGGCGCCTGCGATTGGGCTTACGATAAAGTGCGAAAATGATTCACTGCCGGTAACCGATTTGACCTACTACGATGCCGTGCTTTTTGCGAATGAGCGCGGCAAGTCCGAAGGTTTTGACACGGCTTATACTTACTTGAAAAAATATCTGGATTCAGAAAACCATTGCGTTCGCTTGGAAGGTTTTGAATACTTGCCCGAAAAAAAGGCAATCCATTTGCCGACGGAGGCCGAATGGATTTTTGCTGCAAACCAAGATTGGAATCCGCAAGAAAAGGCCTGGACAGCCGATAATTCAGATTACAAGTTGCACCCTGTTTGTGGCAAGGCCAAAGAAGGCGAAATCTGCGATATCGCAGGTAATGCGCTGGAATGGGTAAATGACTGGTATGGCCGCTTGCGCGATACCACGGTGACAAATTTTGTGGGCGCTCCTGACGGAGGCTCGCTTGGCCAGCGCGTTGTAAAGGGTGGTAGCTATCGCAATCAAGCGGCTCTCATTAACACGCTTTCGCGTGGCGATGTCTACACGGTGACATCTGTAGCGCGAGAATATTATGTCGGCTTCCGCTTGGCTTTTGGTAATATCCCTAATGCTGTATGGATGGGGGACAATGGCCGCATTGCCGTAAGCAAGGTGACTCCGCTGGCGAATGCGACATCGGTCTATTCGTACACCGACACCTATAAAACAAAACTCGTGTTCCGCAACGATGAAACGGGGAATTTGTCTTATATTGATTATTCCAATGGAACTCTTTCTGTTGTAGAAATTGTCGATACACTTGAAGCTTACCATCCTGAAATCTCTCCCGACGGAGAGCGAGTCGCCTTCTGCACCAAGTACGAGGGTGTTGAAGGAAAGTCGGAACTTTATGTGCGCGATTTGAACGAAGACGGCTCTAATCTGGTAAAGCTCAATGTCGAAAGTGCGGCGATTCCGCGCTGGCGCGTTCTTGAAAACGGTGATACGGTAATTGTCTATGTGACTGATGCCGGCGTTAATAAGAACGAAGCGACGTTCATGTCTAATTCTACTTGGCAAGTGCCTTTCGCAAATGGAAAATTTGGCACTCCGCAAAAACTTTTTGACGGCGCTTATCATGGCGGTATCAGTGACGATAACCTTTTGGCTGTTTCGGGCGCACGTCTTTTGCGAGCCCGCGTCAATGATCGCGATACGATTTGGTACAATGGGGAGCAGGCTTGCAATGTTTCGCTTTCAAAAGATGGCGAAAAGCAGACTTTGTTCCTTGATTTTGCAAGCGCCACGGGTAAAAATTATGTGGGTTCCAAGTATTCGGTGCACCAAAACATCTTTGTGGCCGATAGTACCGGTAAGTTGATTCAATCGGTAGCCTCTCCGACTGGCTTTACGTTTGACCATACGGAATGGGTGGCGGTGGACCGTCGTTTGGCTGTGGCAACGCTTGCGAATGGTTTTGGGGCCCATACCGGAATAGTTCTGGTTGATATGTCTGATGGTAGCGTCGTGGCACTTGCTAAGGGCAACGAACTTTGGCACCCGAATCTTTGGGCGTACAAGAACCCGGCGGTTACAGAGAATAAAACGCTTGATAAAGATAGCGCGGGGGTCTATATGGACCCCGAAGATGCCTTGGCATCTTACATGATGCGGAATAATATGGAGCTATTATGGCGCTATCGCGATTCTGCGAATGTGGCGATTCTTGGGTCTTCGAGGCCTTTGAACGGATTGTCTCCGCAGGAGTTCTCGTCTGAATTTTTTGCGGTGAATTTCTCCCATGTGCCGAACTCGATTTATTCCTCCCGCGACTATCTCGATAGGTACTTGTTTACTCATTTGAAAAAACTGAAGTACATCGTGATTTCTCTGGATATCGATTTCTGGTATAAGACCGATGGCCCGGAAAGCGATAATTTCTTTGCGACGACCTTCTATAATTATCCGGGCTATGTGTACGATGCAAATCATGATTATTGGAAAGACGGATACCCGGATGGTTTGCTAGAAAGTACCGAAAATGCAATCTCGATGGTGGAGTATGACCGCTATTTCGGCGATCGCGGACGCTTTATGGCTAACGAGTGCAAATCCTGGGGCGATACGGTAGAAATTACCTTGGATTCAACTTATTATGACGACAAGATGTATTTGATTGAAAATAGCTTTGAAGCGCTTGAAAGTATAATTGAAAAGGCGAAAGAACATGATGTACATGTCGTGGGCTTGATTATGCCGCAGAACCCGAAATACAAGGAAACGGGAGCGTTTGGCCGTTATGGTTTGCGTCGTAGTTTGGCGAAAACGCTTATTGAACGAATTGCTCAATACGAAACCACGTATTCAAATTTCACTTTACTTGATGAAAACAAAATGGGCGAACACGATTATACAGACGAGGAAGCGCTTGATTTTGACCATTTGTGCTCTGCGGGCGCTCCCAAAATTACTTCCCGTGTTGATTCTCTTTTGAAAACTTTAAAATGA
- the ispD gene encoding 2-C-methyl-D-erythritol 4-phosphate cytidylyltransferase → MADMKGKFAAVLPAGGLGKRMGGNIPKQLMVLGGKPVYRYSLETFLSMDEIAEVVMAVPADWKDHFEKEIFGDKVGDENLRELIRTKMKIVVGGAERWQSVENGVNALTSDAEFVLVHDVARPFISKEIIHDVCETLVTKGSCLVAKPAVDTIKIAKDGCVQQTIDRNTVWMAQTPQAASIKLLKKLYGRIAAEPLNFTPTDEASILEYFGESVYIVKGNNLNDKLTTPEDFEIFASRAK, encoded by the coding sequence ATGGCAGACATGAAAGGAAAATTCGCGGCAGTGCTCCCCGCCGGGGGACTCGGCAAGCGCATGGGCGGTAACATTCCCAAGCAGCTTATGGTTTTGGGCGGCAAGCCCGTTTACCGCTACAGCCTCGAAACATTCCTTTCGATGGATGAAATCGCCGAAGTCGTGATGGCTGTACCCGCCGACTGGAAAGATCATTTCGAAAAGGAAATTTTCGGCGACAAGGTTGGCGACGAGAATTTGCGCGAGCTTATCCGCACCAAGATGAAAATTGTCGTGGGCGGTGCAGAGCGCTGGCAATCTGTCGAAAACGGCGTGAATGCGCTCACCAGCGATGCCGAATTCGTGCTGGTACACGATGTGGCACGCCCCTTCATCAGTAAAGAAATCATCCACGACGTGTGTGAAACGCTTGTTACCAAGGGTAGCTGCCTTGTGGCAAAGCCCGCCGTCGACACCATCAAGATTGCAAAAGACGGCTGCGTGCAGCAGACTATCGACCGCAATACCGTATGGATGGCACAAACCCCGCAGGCAGCCTCGATTAAGTTACTGAAAAAGCTCTACGGGCGCATTGCCGCAGAGCCTTTAAACTTCACGCCCACCGACGAAGCCAGCATTCTCGAATACTTCGGCGAAAGCGTCTATATCGTCAAGGGCAACAACCTGAACGACAAGCTTACGACTCCCGAAGACTTCGAGATTTTCGCAAGCCGCGCCAAATAA
- the galE gene encoding UDP-glucose 4-epimerase GalE: MKIAVIGGAGYIGSHTIIELYKAGHSVVAVDNLVNSCDESLRRVAEIVGQEIPFIKADARDAAAMDKIFKENHFDACIHFAGLKAVGESVQKPLEYYENNMNATFVLLNAMRNNGCKNIIFSSSATVYGDPAEIPITEKCPKGAITNPYGQTKSMLEQVLIDVQKADPEWNVVLLRYFNPIGAHPSGRIGEDPNGIPNNLMPYITQTAVGIRKELGVFGNDYDTPDGTGVRDYIHVCDLASGHVSALKAIENKCGLAIYNLGTGHGYSVLDVVHAFEKVNGIKVPYSIKPRRAGDIATCYCNPEKAYKELGWKAQFGIEEMCRDAWNWQKNNPNGYRKG, translated from the coding sequence ATGAAAATTGCAGTTATTGGTGGCGCAGGTTATATTGGCAGCCACACGATTATCGAACTTTATAAGGCAGGCCATTCCGTTGTCGCCGTCGACAACCTGGTGAACTCTTGCGATGAATCACTCCGCAGAGTCGCCGAAATTGTCGGACAAGAAATTCCCTTTATCAAGGCGGACGCCCGCGATGCAGCCGCCATGGACAAGATTTTCAAGGAAAACCACTTTGATGCCTGCATCCATTTTGCCGGGCTCAAGGCCGTGGGCGAATCGGTCCAGAAGCCGCTGGAATACTACGAAAACAACATGAACGCGACATTCGTGCTGCTGAACGCCATGCGCAACAACGGCTGCAAGAACATCATCTTCTCGTCGTCGGCCACCGTGTACGGTGACCCCGCAGAAATTCCCATCACCGAAAAATGCCCGAAGGGCGCCATCACCAACCCTTACGGCCAGACAAAGTCGATGCTGGAACAGGTGCTGATCGACGTGCAGAAGGCAGACCCCGAATGGAACGTGGTACTGCTCCGCTACTTCAACCCGATTGGCGCCCACCCGAGCGGCCGCATCGGCGAAGACCCGAACGGCATTCCGAACAACTTAATGCCTTACATTACGCAGACCGCCGTAGGCATCCGCAAGGAACTCGGCGTGTTCGGCAACGACTACGACACCCCCGACGGAACCGGCGTGCGCGACTACATTCACGTTTGCGACCTCGCCTCGGGCCACGTGAGCGCCCTGAAGGCCATCGAAAACAAGTGCGGACTCGCCATTTACAACCTGGGTACAGGTCACGGCTACTCCGTGCTCGACGTGGTGCACGCTTTTGAAAAGGTAAACGGCATCAAGGTGCCCTACAGCATCAAGCCCCGCCGCGCCGGCGACATTGCCACCTGCTACTGCAACCCCGAAAAGGCTTACAAAGAACTCGGCTGGAAGGCCCAGTTCGGCATCGAGGAAATGTGCCGCGACGCCTGGAACTGGCAAAAGAACAACCCGAACGGTTACCGCAAGGGGTAA
- a CDS encoding BON domain-containing protein yields the protein MFVAFSNEFVFCNKEYVNRDYTKIYGYNRIKAGDWVYFKGTPKPGFVKSIFQTPDKLILIVTYDGGPYQRIEKPRVVIEDEESPEGYRLLPIQSAQTLLGDCIYHAIRNQFGVAVGLVNDGEKDKLAVLLKDHTLVFITLPPLAQNLSNEKLCATVQSKLAQVFPEHCDKISIEAGQGIIYLNGLVKNLSIQRAVVKCVNAIPKVRGCVDFTRVVVPPFMTDEQIEKSVYDQLDSSTTRLFDCKVHVQDGRVQVEAFCYENERPKDLDNRLAEIPGVRDLICLVTEVYDPINVDICQKVESEIAASSFLRGANVRISCNNRRYLLEGSVTSLLQRELAFATLLKNVKTTSIENRLRIV from the coding sequence ATGTTTGTCGCTTTTTCGAACGAGTTCGTTTTTTGCAACAAGGAATATGTCAATCGCGACTACACCAAAATTTACGGCTACAACCGCATCAAGGCGGGCGATTGGGTCTATTTTAAAGGCACGCCCAAACCTGGATTTGTCAAGAGCATATTCCAGACTCCCGATAAGTTGATTTTAATCGTCACTTATGATGGCGGTCCTTATCAAAGAATTGAAAAACCGAGAGTCGTGATAGAAGACGAAGAGTCTCCCGAAGGCTATCGCCTGTTGCCGATTCAGAGTGCGCAGACGCTTTTGGGTGATTGCATTTATCATGCCATTCGCAATCAGTTCGGTGTGGCCGTTGGCTTGGTGAACGATGGCGAAAAAGATAAACTCGCAGTTTTGCTGAAAGACCATACGCTGGTGTTTATTACGCTCCCGCCGTTGGCGCAGAACCTGTCGAACGAAAAGCTGTGTGCAACAGTACAGAGCAAACTTGCCCAGGTGTTCCCGGAACATTGCGACAAGATTTCGATAGAAGCGGGGCAGGGCATTATTTACCTGAATGGCCTTGTCAAGAATCTGTCTATCCAGCGGGCAGTGGTAAAGTGTGTGAACGCTATACCCAAGGTGCGCGGTTGCGTGGACTTTACCCGCGTGGTGGTGCCGCCGTTTATGACTGATGAGCAGATTGAAAAATCTGTGTACGACCAGTTGGATTCTTCGACGACTCGCTTGTTCGATTGCAAGGTGCATGTGCAAGATGGAAGAGTGCAGGTTGAGGCTTTTTGCTACGAAAACGAACGCCCCAAGGACTTGGACAATCGCTTGGCCGAAATTCCGGGCGTACGCGACTTGATTTGCTTGGTGACAGAAGTCTACGACCCGATAAACGTAGATATTTGCCAAAAGGTGGAATCGGAAATTGCGGCGAGTTCTTTTTTACGTGGCGCAAACGTTAGAATATCTTGCAATAACCGCAGATATTTGTTGGAAGGAAGCGTGACTTCTCTGTTGCAAAGGGAACTTGCCTTTGCGACGCTCCTTAAGAATGTGAAGACGACGTCCATTGAAAACCGTTTAAGAATTGTTTAG
- a CDS encoding helix-turn-helix transcriptional regulator, with translation MNNCSYIKNAKNEVSMDVLFELSEFFKFFGDTTRIRIIHLLLSGEVSVNDIAEKLNLEQSVVSHQLRILRTANLVKPRRDGRKMFYSLDDEHIGLIFNTGLTHILHKKGK, from the coding sequence ATGAATAATTGTTCATATATCAAAAATGCGAAAAACGAAGTCTCGATGGATGTTCTTTTCGAACTGTCGGAGTTCTTCAAGTTCTTTGGCGATACCACGCGTATCCGCATTATTCACTTGCTACTTTCGGGCGAAGTCTCGGTGAACGATATTGCCGAAAAGTTGAACCTGGAACAGTCGGTGGTGAGCCACCAGTTGCGCATTCTGCGTACGGCGAACTTGGTGAAGCCGCGTCGCGACGGTCGCAAGATGTTCTATTCGCTGGATGATGAACATATCGGTTTGATTTTCAATACGGGTCTCACGCATATTCTGCACAAGAAGGGTAAGTAA
- a CDS encoding SO_0444 family Cu/Zn efflux transporter has protein sequence MPAVLDILEKFIWQFITLFSEMAPFLLLGFLLAGILHVWVPNHLYVPKIAKPNFKSVLWAALFGVPLPICSCGVIPTSIALRKEGASKGASVSFLISTPATGVDSILATYSLLGGPFAILRPVAAFVTAMLGGVFTNLVTKNEPETGVAVLENSHEHEHHEHHHEHEHCGCEGDHCSCDHDDHDEHEKKSFAQKVKETFEYGFVNMIGDVSKWLIIGLLLGALIAAFVPDDFFLFLHEYPLLCMLVVLVLAMPMYTCATGSIPLALALVEKGVTPGAALVLLMAGPATSIASMLVVGKAFGKRTLAAYLISIAFGAMFFGFIVDTFLMDTFLGSMLPHGSAECHGHGALGVFEYICAIVFAVLIIYAKFAHKGCGCGHCGCGCGEHDCCCEGEDHCECEEHHHEHHHHEHGEGECHCHEHSHEHHHHDEHVVKTYRVNGMNCSHCKACVEKAVMVLDGVISAEADVAKKELRVEWHDEDDINETALKKAIDEAGFEFGGEV, from the coding sequence ATGCCTGCGGTTTTAGATATTCTGGAAAAGTTTATTTGGCAATTCATTACGCTGTTTTCGGAGATGGCGCCGTTCCTTTTGCTCGGCTTTTTGCTTGCGGGCATTTTGCATGTGTGGGTGCCGAATCACTTGTATGTGCCAAAGATTGCGAAGCCGAACTTTAAGTCGGTATTGTGGGCGGCCTTGTTCGGGGTTCCGCTTCCGATTTGTAGCTGCGGCGTGATTCCGACTTCGATTGCGCTTCGCAAAGAGGGGGCGAGCAAGGGCGCGAGCGTGAGTTTCTTGATTTCGACGCCTGCGACGGGCGTGGATTCCATTTTGGCGACGTATTCGCTCTTGGGTGGACCGTTTGCGATTCTGCGCCCGGTGGCCGCATTTGTAACGGCAATGCTAGGCGGCGTGTTTACTAATCTGGTCACAAAGAACGAGCCTGAAACGGGTGTTGCCGTGCTTGAAAATTCTCACGAGCATGAGCATCACGAACATCATCATGAGCATGAACATTGTGGCTGCGAAGGCGATCATTGTTCTTGCGACCATGATGATCACGATGAACACGAGAAAAAGTCTTTTGCGCAGAAGGTGAAAGAAACTTTTGAATATGGCTTTGTGAACATGATTGGCGATGTGAGCAAGTGGCTGATTATCGGACTTTTGCTGGGCGCCTTGATTGCGGCTTTTGTGCCGGATGATTTCTTCTTGTTCTTGCACGAATACCCGCTGCTTTGCATGTTGGTGGTGCTGGTGCTTGCCATGCCCATGTACACTTGTGCGACGGGATCTATTCCGCTGGCTTTGGCTCTTGTTGAAAAGGGTGTTACGCCGGGTGCAGCTTTGGTGCTGTTGATGGCTGGCCCAGCAACGAGTATCGCAAGCATGCTGGTGGTGGGCAAGGCCTTTGGCAAGCGTACTCTCGCGGCCTACCTTATTTCGATTGCTTTCGGTGCGATGTTCTTTGGCTTTATTGTCGACACATTCCTGATGGATACGTTTCTTGGATCAATGCTCCCGCATGGTTCTGCAGAATGTCATGGTCACGGAGCGCTCGGCGTGTTCGAGTACATTTGCGCAATCGTATTTGCCGTGTTGATTATTTATGCGAAGTTTGCGCACAAGGGCTGTGGCTGCGGACATTGTGGTTGCGGCTGTGGTGAACATGATTGCTGCTGCGAAGGTGAAGATCATTGCGAATGCGAAGAACATCACCATGAACATCATCACCATGAACACGGTGAAGGCGAATGCCATTGCCATGAACATTCTCACGAACATCACCATCATGACGAACATGTCGTTAAAACTTATCGCGTGAACGGCATGAATTGCAGTCATTGCAAGGCTTGTGTCGAGAAGGCCGTCATGGTTCTAGACGGCGTGATTTCCGCTGAAGCCGATGTCGCGAAAAAGGAACTCCGTGTGGAGTGGCATGACGAAGACGATATAAACGAAACCGCCCTCAAGAAGGCGATTGACGAAGCCGGATTTGAATTCGGCGGGGAAGTGTAG
- a CDS encoding CopG family antitoxin, with translation MKKEYDFSKMKAKKNPYAKLFKKQITIRLNSDTIDYFKNMAAELGIPYQVLIDSYLTDCANTKRKLNMSWK, from the coding sequence ATGAAGAAGGAATATGATTTTTCAAAAATGAAGGCCAAGAAGAATCCTTATGCAAAGCTCTTCAAAAAACAGATAACCATAAGGTTGAATTCTGATACAATCGATTATTTCAAGAATATGGCTGCGGAACTCGGTATTCCGTACCAGGTGCTGATAGATTCGTATTTGACGGATTGCGCGAATACAAAACGCAAATTGAACATGAGTTGGAAGTAG